A region from the Arachis ipaensis cultivar K30076 chromosome B01, Araip1.1, whole genome shotgun sequence genome encodes:
- the LOC107618134 gene encoding uncharacterized protein LOC107618134 has product MEHAAVAEGKPVAASFVGSLPPNPSLPPPLKAQRENTRGKLSRSCHCRRVAGLTVVLPARLLRCRSSSPPLLTAKTAFQACVCWLYGHHEFLCRRPSCHQKDPPQPPLFLSSN; this is encoded by the exons ATGGAACATGCTGCTGTCGCCGAGGGGAAGCCCGTCGCCGCTAGCTTCGTCGGGTCTCTGCCGCCGAACCCGTCTTTGCCACCGCCATTGAAAGCGCAAAGAGAGAACACGCGAGGGAAACTGTCGCGGAGCTGTCATTGCCGCCGCGTTGCTGGGCTCACCGTCGTTCTGCCCGCGCGGCTGCTGCGTTGCCGGAGCTCCTCGCCACCGTTGTTGACGGCGAAAACCGCCTTCCAAGCCTGTGTCTGTTG GTTATACGGTCACCACGAGTTTCTCTGCCGCCGTCCAAGCTGCCACCAGAAGGATCCACCACAGCCTCCTCTGTTCTTGTCTTCGAATTAG